The Oscillatoria sp. FACHB-1407 genome window below encodes:
- a CDS encoding two-partner secretion domain-containing protein, with translation MLGFPAWIRLFSGGVTVWGLLSLATAQNVQAQILPDNTLGTERSMIRPDPTGQGGQGNRIEGGALRGANLFHSFSQFNVGEGQRVYFSNPSGVQNILTRVTGGTVSNILGTLGVDGAANLFLLNPSGIVLGANAQLDIRGAFVASTGDRFSFSDGSEFSATNPQTPPLLSINVPIGLQPGRGSIINRGNLTTGGGLTLAAGNLDLQGQLRAGQNLTLQAADTVLIRDTTLQPFIASAHGRLTIQGDRTVDIFALNHPSSGLFSGGDMVLRSPNPVIGDAHYWSGGGFRVEQLNGGLGDLVSPNDPIIRTSGDVEFESYTGASLHIFAGGRVTIPGNITITGADPANGWVETVTLSDGSTLPINGRTQPTLDIRAGTTAFTAANPPLARDPNPAITSVIGTSAEIAIGSIINPGGTIFLTNQYQPNRALPGGNIQTGGISTGIGNLAGDSVRGGNITIDARGSIDLMGNVDTAVTEQVIVTSGDINQTAIGGDILLLANENITTQVLDSSVRRLVFTRDAVLNDGIVTNAQLSATAGRITLDAGGAIATANLNSTVYADVLINATDPLAPIIDAGEIGTIQTTATGGRIGLTATDTIRTGFINSAAEAQANADAEGVTFARAAATAGQVGDVSAIVTGGDVAMVAGGLISAEEIYTRTSARANASVLAFGRGSAVAGEIGNTTAIARSGNVNLSTTDDVTTREVLTSAEAFLNANAFARTDANIPILPGNAGNSTTIAESGAIAIESSGFTTTENLSTYARANVSVAAQAISRQPEPFLDTGTIQNVTVVARGGDVSLQANAALTTGRINTAIETNPPFSPRDIILGAGSSGGIQAHLQGGDIALQTRGHLAVEELTAGVDLDAVSQIRAAGQVTLAAEGGRIQLQANQDITTASLDSSINDGNSLPIVAGEILENGQLTARGGTISLLSQSGEVRLNDGSTLRSNVNAASGDGGNGGDIGVRGNSVSFTNNLLTTTVNGQGRAGDITILATGAVSIDGSRLVTGLEPGAESTGQGGAVQIAADTIQFSNFSLLNTATFGVGDAGNVFLTANRDIQLRDSSIFSLTAGRGRAGSINLQAGGAVRLEGNSVINTSAILSETGAGGDISIGAAEGVFITGVGTRQPNVNFRTSATLPEIEPNNATNEDFFDRGVLADFPLAQVIDPSLTVNATANPDVLLSDQIPYVSIAGVGGGDTFESNNFDYYAFNVDAVGTQAIFDIDNANAQGDINTLLRLYDSGGNEIASNNNAPITLGAGGSTSPNDAYLTYIFNKPGTYYLRVSEFSTIYGYEIQIASQGTYTLQTSLIDNFLVSSGISTQTRALGQAGDITLSSPLITLQNGGQISADTFRGGNAGDITLQPFNQGQSLTVTLQNSQISGSTRGAGQGGNLRLTSPNSLTLQGDGQLTVETTALGQAGNVEIDTGLLDVRGNIQVSATAAETAQPQAQGGNIFVRSDRVNLSDTSSLLAETQGTGQAGSIALQPNYNNQLTIALSENSRISAATTDRGQGGSLTVIAPDAVQIRGNGELTVETRGAGQAGNIRLAAPTLTLQEGARISATATTTATAQTQGGNITVSSDRLNVSGATSGIFAETTGAARAGNLVLQPYNRESMTIHLQGGAQISASTSGTGQGGTLQVTAPQAIAFWGDGILSARSTATGNAGNLQVQTRQLTLRDEATISASSRVSTGGNIQLSGLQALQVLNGTISASTETGRSGNLSVEMQPGGDIALNRSRLTSAATGGGQAGSVEIWNADRLTLGDRAQITVSSTGQGSAGDLRIRAGNIRLGDRSRITADTAAGRGGDIVIEAANSLELSGNSDISTSTMQGRAGNLSITLQEGGSVVMSDRSRLAAEATGTITDQSVPVAGNLTIRSNRLRVEGNSVITVSSTAGQAGTLSITTRDLQLNNGQLTAETGFTSSNREGANLQLLGLEQLLMRNSSLISARAFDDADGGNLSINAPSGFILALPNENNDLIATAERGTGGNIRIQANRLFGLQDQTSTRFSFAQLRRNSTSDISASSEFGASGAIAFDLLSTDPSQGLVELPTTVIDASQQIAQHCGRNEVLNGEFVVTGRGGLPPNPGELLSGSNLLTGWVSVNDSGTSNASVASSSEPPVLIEAQTWRTSANGTIELLASAPVALSTTCESLR, from the coding sequence ATGCTGGGATTTCCTGCCTGGATAAGATTGTTTAGCGGTGGTGTAACGGTTTGGGGGTTGCTCAGTCTAGCAACAGCACAGAATGTACAGGCACAAATCCTTCCTGATAATACCCTTGGCACCGAGCGGTCAATGATCAGACCTGATCCAACCGGACAGGGAGGGCAGGGAAATCGGATTGAAGGTGGCGCACTGCGGGGAGCCAACCTATTTCACAGCTTTTCTCAATTCAATGTTGGCGAGGGTCAACGGGTCTATTTTTCTAACCCCTCTGGGGTGCAAAATATCCTGACTCGCGTCACGGGTGGCACTGTCTCCAATATTTTGGGAACGCTCGGTGTCGATGGTGCCGCAAACTTATTTCTGTTAAATCCAAGTGGCATTGTTTTAGGTGCCAATGCTCAGTTAGACATTCGGGGAGCGTTTGTTGCCAGTACGGGCGATCGCTTCTCCTTCTCAGATGGCAGCGAGTTCAGCGCAACTAATCCCCAGACTCCCCCCCTACTATCTATCAACGTACCGATTGGGTTGCAACCCGGCAGGGGCAGCATCATTAACCGGGGCAATTTGACGACGGGAGGAGGGCTGACTCTCGCCGCAGGCAATCTTGACCTGCAAGGGCAACTCCGGGCAGGACAGAACTTAACCCTACAAGCGGCGGATACCGTTTTGATTCGAGATACGACCCTCCAACCTTTTATTGCCAGTGCCCATGGCCGTCTGACCATACAGGGCGATCGCACAGTAGATATCTTCGCGCTAAATCACCCTAGTAGCGGTCTATTTTCAGGGGGTGACATGGTGTTGCGATCGCCCAACCCTGTCATCGGGGATGCCCACTATTGGAGCGGTGGTGGGTTTCGCGTGGAGCAGTTGAATGGGGGATTGGGGGATCTGGTCAGTCCCAACGATCCCATCATTCGCACCAGTGGGGATGTCGAGTTCGAGAGCTACACCGGAGCCTCACTGCACATCTTTGCAGGAGGGAGGGTCACCATTCCGGGCAACATCACCATTACCGGAGCCGATCCTGCGAATGGATGGGTCGAAACCGTCACCCTTTCCGACGGTTCAACGCTGCCCATTAATGGGCGAACTCAGCCCACGTTGGACATCCGTGCCGGAACCACTGCCTTTACTGCGGCAAACCCACCCCTCGCACGGGATCCCAATCCTGCCATCACCAGTGTCATAGGAACGAGCGCAGAGATTGCGATTGGCAGCATTATCAACCCTGGCGGCACTATTTTTCTAACCAATCAGTATCAACCAAATCGGGCGTTGCCGGGAGGAAATATTCAAACCGGAGGTATCAGTACCGGAATTGGCAACCTTGCGGGAGATTCTGTCAGAGGAGGAAACATCACAATCGATGCTCGCGGCAGTATTGACCTGATGGGTAATGTAGATACGGCAGTGACTGAGCAGGTGATTGTCACATCAGGAGATATCAACCAGACTGCTATCGGAGGTGACATTTTACTCCTTGCTAACGAAAACATTACAACTCAAGTCCTGGATTCCTCTGTGCGTCGGCTTGTGTTTACTCGTGATGCAGTCTTGAATGACGGGATTGTTACCAATGCTCAACTGTCGGCTACCGCAGGGCGGATTACCCTGGATGCGGGGGGAGCGATCGCAACTGCCAATTTAAATTCAACTGTGTATGCTGATGTGCTGATCAATGCGACCGATCCCCTTGCCCCCATCATTGATGCTGGAGAAATCGGCACCATTCAAACAACTGCAACTGGAGGAAGAATCGGGTTAACGGCTACTGATACCATTCGCACTGGTTTCATTAATAGTGCAGCAGAAGCCCAGGCAAACGCTGACGCTGAGGGAGTCACCTTCGCCAGGGCAGCAGCTACCGCAGGGCAGGTTGGCGATGTCAGCGCTATTGTAACTGGAGGAGATGTTGCTATGGTCGCAGGCGGATTGATTTCTGCTGAAGAGATTTACACTCGCACCTCTGCCCGTGCCAATGCATCAGTATTGGCCTTTGGGCGAGGATCAGCGGTTGCTGGAGAGATTGGCAATACAACTGCGATCGCCAGGAGTGGAAACGTCAATCTCAGTACGACTGATGATGTGACTACGCGCGAGGTATTAACCTCTGCAGAAGCGTTTTTAAATGCCAACGCATTCGCCAGAACAGATGCCAACATTCCCATCCTGCCAGGTAATGCTGGCAACTCAACCACCATTGCTGAAAGTGGGGCGATCGCCATAGAGTCATCCGGCTTCACAACCACAGAGAACCTTTCTACCTATGCCAGAGCCAATGTCAGTGTGGCTGCACAAGCCATTTCAAGGCAACCAGAGCCTTTTTTAGATACAGGTACAATCCAAAATGTAACAGTGGTAGCCAGAGGTGGAGATGTCTCCTTACAGGCAAATGCAGCATTGACAACGGGCAGGATCAACACAGCCATAGAAACCAACCCACCCTTTTCCCCACGTGACATCATTTTGGGAGCAGGCAGTAGCGGAGGTATCCAGGCTCATCTCCAGGGTGGAGACATTGCTTTGCAAACTCGTGGTCATTTGGCCGTTGAGGAATTAACCGCAGGCGTCGATCTGGATGCAGTATCACAGATTCGTGCAGCAGGACAAGTAACCCTTGCTGCAGAAGGCGGCAGGATTCAACTGCAAGCCAATCAGGACATCACCACAGCTAGTCTGGATTCATCCATCAATGATGGCAATTCTTTGCCTATCGTGGCAGGAGAGATCCTGGAGAATGGACAACTAACGGCCAGGGGAGGCACCATTTCCCTGCTCAGTCAGTCTGGGGAGGTTCGATTAAATGATGGCAGCACCCTTCGCAGCAATGTCAATGCGGCTAGCGGGGATGGTGGCAATGGTGGAGACATTGGAGTAAGGGGAAATTCCGTTTCCTTCACTAACAACTTACTCACCACAACGGTCAATGGACAGGGCAGAGCAGGGGATATCACTATTCTCGCAACAGGAGCCGTTTCGATTGATGGTAGCCGCTTAGTGACGGGGCTTGAGCCTGGAGCCGAATCAACCGGGCAGGGAGGTGCGGTTCAAATTGCTGCGGATACAATTCAGTTCAGCAATTTCTCTCTACTCAACACTGCCACGTTTGGTGTGGGAGATGCAGGGAATGTCTTCCTCACAGCCAATCGTGATATTCAGTTGAGGGATAGTAGTATTTTTAGCTTAACGGCTGGACGTGGACGAGCAGGATCAATCAACCTGCAAGCTGGAGGGGCTGTTCGCCTGGAAGGAAACAGTGTCATTAATACAAGTGCCATCTTGAGTGAGACTGGGGCAGGAGGAGACATTTCCATTGGGGCAGCTGAAGGGGTGTTTATAACCGGAGTGGGAACCCGTCAACCCAATGTGAATTTCAGAACATCAGCCACCTTACCTGAGATTGAACCCAACAATGCAACTAACGAGGATTTCTTTGATAGGGGAGTGCTGGCTGATTTTCCACTCGCTCAAGTCATTGATCCTTCCCTGACTGTGAATGCAACCGCTAATCCAGATGTTTTACTGTCTGATCAGATTCCCTATGTGTCGATCGCAGGGGTTGGAGGCGGCGACACGTTTGAAAGTAACAATTTCGACTATTATGCCTTCAACGTTGATGCCGTTGGCACTCAAGCCATCTTTGACATCGACAACGCAAATGCTCAAGGAGATATTAATACTCTGCTGCGTTTGTATGATAGCGGGGGTAATGAAATCGCCTCAAATAATAACGCTCCTATTACTCTTGGAGCCGGTGGTAGTACCAGTCCAAACGATGCGTATCTGACTTATATCTTTAACAAACCAGGAACTTACTATCTTCGTGTCAGTGAATTCAGCACTATCTATGGCTATGAAATTCAAATTGCTAGTCAGGGAACGTACACCCTACAAACATCGCTCATTGATAATTTTTTAGTGAGTAGCGGGATTTCAACGCAAACAAGAGCATTGGGACAGGCGGGTGACATCACTCTGTCTAGCCCCTTGATTACCCTGCAAAACGGTGGGCAAATCTCAGCCGATACTTTCAGGGGGGGTAATGCTGGTGATATTACGCTACAACCGTTTAACCAGGGGCAATCCCTCACGGTTACTTTGCAAAATAGTCAAATTTCTGGTTCTACTCGTGGGGCTGGGCAGGGTGGAAATTTACGCTTAACATCACCAAACAGCCTGACTCTGCAGGGTGATGGGCAATTGACTGTGGAGACGACAGCCCTTGGACAGGCAGGCAATGTGGAAATTGACACGGGTTTACTCGATGTGCGGGGTAACATTCAGGTATCTGCGACCGCTGCTGAAACCGCCCAACCCCAGGCTCAGGGTGGCAATATTTTTGTCAGAAGCGATCGCGTCAATCTTTCCGATACCAGTAGCCTGTTAGCGGAGACCCAGGGAACAGGTCAGGCAGGAAGCATCGCTCTCCAACCGAACTACAACAATCAGTTGACTATTGCCTTGAGTGAGAACAGCCGCATCTCCGCTGCAACTACAGACCGGGGTCAGGGCGGCAGCTTAACCGTCATAGCACCGGACGCTGTGCAGATCAGGGGCAATGGGGAATTGACCGTAGAGACTCGTGGGGCTGGGCAGGCTGGAAATATTAGGTTGGCGGCTCCTACATTGACACTCCAGGAGGGGGCACGTATCTCAGCCACCGCAACCACAACCGCAACAGCTCAAACCCAGGGGGGTAATATTACCGTCAGCAGCGATCGCCTCAACGTATCGGGCGCAACCAGTGGCATTTTTGCTGAAACCACCGGAGCAGCCAGGGCTGGAAATCTGGTGTTGCAGCCTTACAACCGGGAGAGCATGACCATCCATCTGCAAGGAGGTGCTCAAATCTCTGCATCCACATCTGGCACAGGGCAGGGAGGAACGTTGCAGGTCACTGCTCCACAAGCGATCGCCTTTTGGGGTGATGGCATTCTATCAGCCCGATCCACAGCCACTGGAAACGCAGGCAATCTACAGGTTCAGACACGACAACTGACGCTGCGAGATGAAGCCACGATTTCCGCCTCATCCCGTGTCAGCACTGGAGGCAATATCCAATTGAGTGGATTACAGGCTTTGCAAGTCTTGAATGGGACGATCTCAGCCTCCACCGAAACTGGGCGCTCTGGCAATCTCAGCGTTGAGATGCAACCGGGGGGCGATATTGCCCTCAATAGAAGTCGTCTCACCTCCGCTGCAACGGGTGGTGGACAAGCTGGAAGTGTAGAGATCTGGAATGCCGATCGCTTGACGTTAGGCGATCGCGCCCAAATCACCGTCAGCAGTACGGGGCAAGGGTCGGCTGGAGACTTGAGAATCCGTGCGGGTAATATTCGTCTGGGCGATCGCTCCCGTATCACGGCTGATACAGCCGCAGGTCGTGGAGGGGATATCGTGATTGAAGCAGCCAATAGTCTGGAACTCAGTGGGAATAGCGACATTTCAACCTCGACCATGCAGGGGCGGGCAGGCAATTTGAGTATCACTCTGCAAGAAGGCGGATCAGTTGTGATGAGCGATCGCAGTCGGCTTGCTGCTGAGGCAACGGGAACCATTACGGATCAGAGCGTCCCTGTCGCTGGAAACCTCACCATTCGGAGCAATCGCCTCCGAGTCGAGGGAAACTCTGTAATCACCGTCAGCAGCACAGCAGGGCAAGCCGGAACACTATCCATCACGACTCGCGATTTGCAACTCAACAACGGACAACTGACCGCAGAAACAGGTTTCACGTCGAGCAATCGAGAAGGAGCAAACCTACAACTTTTAGGGTTAGAGCAATTGCTGATGCGAAACAGTAGCCTGATTTCCGCCAGAGCCTTTGATGATGCGGATGGGGGCAATCTCAGCATCAATGCACCCAGTGGGTTCATCCTGGCTCTGCCCAACGAAAACAATGACTTGATTGCCACCGCTGAACGAGGCACCGGAGGCAACATTCGCATCCAGGCAAATCGTTTGTTTGGATTGCAGGATCAAACCAGCACTCGTTTTAGCTTCGCTCAACTCAGGCGCAACTCCACCAGCGATATCAGTGCCAGTTCTGAGTTTGGGGCTTCAGGGGCGATCGCCTTTGACCTCCTCTCGACCGATCCGAGTCAGGGCTTAGTCGAGCTACCCACCACCGTCATAGACGCATCCCAGCAAATCGCCCAACACTGTGGACGCAATGAAGTACTGAACGGGGAGTTTGTGGTGACAGGTCGGGGTGGATTGCCACCGAACCCAGGCGAGCTGCTCAGCGGCAGCAATTTGTTAACAGGTTGGGTGAGTGTTAATGATTCAGGTACTTCCAACGCATCTGTCGCGTCTTCAAGTGAACCCCCAGTCCTCATTGAGGCGCAAACCTGGAGAACCAGTGCCAATGGAACCATCGAGTTGTTAGCATCGGCTCCAGTTGCTCTCTCGACAACCTGTGAGAGCTTGCGCTGA
- a CDS encoding DUF4278 domain-containing protein, with the protein MKLVYRGVRYDANIAPVAVVDAPITGQYRGATLQFHNAAKLSMMQRVLHLVYRGVAFDEAIAL; encoded by the coding sequence ATGAAACTGGTTTACCGTGGTGTTCGTTACGATGCAAATATTGCACCCGTTGCAGTGGTTGATGCTCCTATCACCGGGCAATATCGGGGAGCAACTCTCCAATTTCACAACGCAGCCAAACTGTCCATGATGCAACGAGTGCTGCATCTGGTTTACCGTGGCGTTGCGTTTGACGAAGCGATCGCATTGTAG
- a CDS encoding 2OG-Fe dioxygenase family protein, with the protein MLTLSQDQNLNCTISYVLERLSSFDVAQFLPSFDNLPRDPYLDGNYRFRRFSHFKISNHHLVQLPHIAFLQSKTYNPLLGDVTREYLELDDALIHLPAFQTLVLEFFEFCQRCSTFDEVGVHQIRITANENAGNPAPEGIHRDGVDLIGIACIHREHIDGGETHLYPSKHHTPDQKPAFTKILEPGELLVVDDRQFFHFTTPVKAQSPQGGFRDVFVFTCPGLPHNQR; encoded by the coding sequence ATGTTAACCCTCTCTCAAGATCAAAATTTAAACTGCACGATCAGCTATGTTCTTGAGCGTCTTAGCTCATTTGATGTGGCTCAATTTCTTCCTTCTTTTGATAATCTTCCACGTGATCCCTATTTAGATGGAAATTATCGATTCAGACGGTTCTCTCACTTCAAAATTTCTAATCATCATCTAGTGCAGTTACCCCATATCGCATTTCTGCAAAGCAAAACATACAACCCTCTGTTAGGGGATGTTACTCGTGAATATCTCGAATTGGATGATGCACTGATTCATCTGCCAGCATTTCAGACGCTGGTATTAGAGTTTTTTGAGTTCTGTCAGCGATGCTCAACCTTTGATGAGGTCGGTGTGCATCAAATTCGCATTACAGCTAATGAAAACGCAGGCAATCCAGCCCCAGAGGGAATCCATCGAGATGGTGTAGATTTGATCGGGATTGCCTGTATCCATCGGGAGCACATTGATGGGGGAGAAACGCACCTCTACCCCTCCAAACATCACACTCCAGATCAAAAACCAGCGTTTACTAAAATTCTTGAACCCGGTGAGTTGCTCGTAGTAGACGATCGCCAGTTTTTTCACTTCACAACCCCAGTCAAAGCACAATCACCACAGGGCGGATTTCGAGATGTATTTGTGTTTACCTGCCCTGGCTTACCGCACAATCAACGTTAA
- a CDS encoding cysteine desulfurase-like protein yields MVALDLDFIRGQFPALSQEVNGQPVVFFDGPGGTQVPQSVMDAIANYLTTSNANTHGAFVTSVRTDDVITAARTAMAVFLGCDADEVVFGANMTTLTFAVSRAIGRELQAGDEIVVTRLDHDANVTPWTVLEEQGAVIRVVDIHPEDCTLDMADLERQISDRTKMVAVGYASNAVGTINDVKAIAQLAHAVGALVFVDAVHYAPHGPIDVRAIDCDFLACSAYKFFGPHVGILYGKRDHLARLRPYKVRPASEEGPSRWESGTQNFEGFAGVVATIAYLTELGYHISPTAPNRRTALLAAMSATQDYERELFKQLVPRLLEIPGLTFYGIADPARFEWRTPTAAIRLEGHTPRSVAQALGDRGIFVWNGNFYALNLTQRLDLESSGGLVRIGLAHYTTSDEIDRLLKALDDIVS; encoded by the coding sequence ATGGTGGCTCTCGATTTGGATTTCATTCGTGGTCAGTTTCCTGCCCTTTCACAGGAAGTAAATGGTCAGCCCGTTGTCTTTTTTGATGGGCCGGGTGGCACACAGGTTCCTCAATCGGTCATGGATGCGATCGCCAATTACCTGACAACCTCCAACGCCAACACGCACGGTGCGTTTGTCACCAGTGTCCGTACAGATGATGTGATCACCGCCGCTCGAACAGCTATGGCTGTTTTTTTAGGCTGTGATGCGGATGAGGTCGTCTTTGGCGCAAATATGACGACATTGACGTTTGCCGTTAGTCGGGCAATCGGTCGTGAGTTGCAGGCGGGAGATGAAATTGTCGTTACCCGCCTTGACCATGACGCCAATGTCACTCCCTGGACAGTGCTGGAGGAACAGGGTGCGGTGATTCGCGTGGTCGATATCCATCCTGAAGACTGCACGTTAGATATGGCTGACCTGGAGCGACAGATCAGCGATCGCACCAAAATGGTTGCAGTTGGGTATGCCTCGAATGCAGTGGGCACCATCAACGATGTCAAAGCGATCGCGCAACTTGCCCATGCCGTTGGTGCACTGGTGTTTGTCGATGCAGTCCACTACGCACCCCATGGACCCATTGATGTACGGGCGATCGACTGTGATTTTTTAGCCTGTTCTGCCTATAAATTCTTTGGACCACATGTTGGCATTCTCTATGGCAAACGGGATCATTTAGCCCGACTTCGCCCCTACAAGGTGCGCCCCGCATCGGAGGAGGGACCATCCCGTTGGGAATCGGGAACCCAGAACTTTGAGGGATTTGCAGGAGTAGTGGCGACTATCGCTTACCTGACAGAATTGGGCTATCACATCTCACCGACTGCTCCCAATCGCCGCACCGCCCTGTTAGCCGCGATGTCTGCCACTCAAGACTATGAGCGAGAATTATTTAAGCAACTCGTGCCTCGCCTCCTGGAGATTCCGGGGTTAACGTTTTACGGCATCGCTGATCCGGCTCGTTTTGAATGGCGAACCCCAACAGCAGCTATTCGACTGGAGGGGCATACCCCTCGCTCGGTTGCACAAGCCCTGGGCGATCGCGGCATCTTTGTCTGGAATGGCAACTTTTACGCACTCAACCTCACTCAACGCTTAGATCTTGAGTCGAGTGGCGGTTTGGTGAGAATCGGTCTGGCACACTACACCACGTCAGACGAAATCGATCGCCTGCTCAAGGCACTAGACGACATTGTCTCCTAA
- a CDS encoding helix-turn-helix domain-containing protein has translation MTQLNDLALSATSMLNESLSVDPAAVVLDQKQVQDYVAKLKAGKSFLNLVLIHVATGINQFRLRLANTRLKNEPDVINLYDETEKIGALQKQTMMHLERRFRSVLKTDEFWEQAATWILGRLDQWQREGLMPSDCAVVGVLSLESGADLTDSDEWRESLVIGACAFHTASQWLRHLDLSGHSAAEIDKLLGIQSNDTPTTREALFQDTDVERVATGYPILTGAQALINSQWEDGEYPYWKKLVGEGFIQHQIVRQSPSSQQIELVPSKAAWEIINQFGPEAAYVFLIFSSYATDSEEPWAEQIRLKGTDLIRLFGWDKRTDITIAQKLKKIGNLVELVCSLSVLVKNINIGAKRYDVERGAMWILEGLGYSGQLALTMDANQPDSPTYEAGEPDELYIKVRPGVWTEKFLNAKDANAKESLFQYGYLAKSTLQINPYRQRLASKLAIFLTIMSRIRDDGRYEVQTLLERLEPKELLQAIREDRLRRVKLINQWDSALLTLKELGWEIDFDSATYPESIRPAWSLSDDFDSGYRPRNWLATWLKAIVIIKPSVKIQEKLGAHGPITLKPARPVAQSTPLTGEAIQMALNAKGMTKAQLADALQVDRSLVTRWLKGQRTIQPKHREQIKALLGDVVTQQA, from the coding sequence GTGACTCAGTTAAATGACCTTGCTCTCAGTGCAACCTCCATGCTGAATGAGTCTCTCTCTGTTGATCCTGCTGCTGTTGTTTTAGATCAAAAGCAGGTGCAGGATTATGTTGCAAAGCTAAAAGCAGGGAAATCATTTCTGAATTTAGTGCTGATTCATGTTGCCACTGGAATTAATCAATTTCGGTTGCGGTTAGCAAACACACGACTTAAAAATGAACCAGATGTCATCAATCTCTACGACGAGACAGAGAAGATTGGTGCATTGCAAAAACAAACCATGATGCATCTTGAGCGACGATTTCGCTCGGTGTTGAAGACCGATGAGTTTTGGGAGCAGGCAGCAACCTGGATCTTAGGACGGTTGGATCAGTGGCAACGGGAAGGATTGATGCCATCTGATTGCGCTGTTGTGGGTGTGTTGTCGCTGGAGTCGGGGGCTGATTTAACAGACAGTGATGAGTGGCGCGAATCACTGGTGATAGGAGCTTGCGCGTTTCACACTGCGAGTCAATGGTTACGTCATCTCGATTTGTCGGGGCATAGTGCTGCCGAGATCGATAAATTGTTGGGAATTCAATCTAACGATACGCCTACGACACGGGAAGCTTTATTTCAAGATACGGATGTCGAACGAGTGGCTACAGGGTATCCCATCCTGACTGGAGCACAAGCTCTGATCAATTCCCAATGGGAGGATGGCGAATATCCCTACTGGAAAAAACTGGTTGGGGAAGGCTTCATTCAACATCAAATTGTCCGTCAGAGTCCGTCTAGCCAGCAGATTGAGTTGGTTCCCAGTAAGGCAGCATGGGAGATCATTAACCAATTCGGTCCTGAAGCTGCTTATGTCTTTTTAATTTTTTCCTCCTATGCCACTGATTCAGAAGAACCGTGGGCAGAGCAGATTCGCTTAAAGGGAACGGATTTAATTCGGTTGTTTGGCTGGGATAAGCGCACAGATATTACGATCGCCCAAAAACTCAAGAAGATTGGCAACCTGGTAGAACTGGTTTGTAGCCTCTCGGTCCTGGTAAAAAACATCAATATTGGCGCAAAGCGATACGACGTTGAACGGGGTGCGATGTGGATTTTAGAAGGGTTAGGTTATTCTGGTCAGTTGGCTCTGACGATGGATGCTAACCAACCTGATTCCCCAACTTATGAGGCGGGCGAGCCGGATGAGTTGTATATCAAAGTGCGCCCTGGGGTATGGACTGAGAAATTTTTAAACGCCAAAGATGCCAATGCAAAAGAGTCTCTGTTTCAATACGGTTATTTAGCGAAAAGTACGCTTCAGATCAATCCTTATCGTCAGCGATTAGCGTCAAAACTAGCGATTTTTCTGACGATTATGAGTCGCATTCGTGATGATGGGCGATATGAAGTACAAACCTTATTAGAGCGGTTAGAACCCAAGGAACTGCTGCAAGCGATTCGAGAAGATCGTTTGCGTCGCGTTAAATTGATCAATCAATGGGATAGTGCTCTGTTAACGCTCAAAGAATTGGGATGGGAGATTGATTTTGATTCTGCAACGTATCCAGAAAGCATCAGACCTGCCTGGTCTTTGAGTGATGATTTTGATTCTGGATATCGCCCCCGAAATTGGTTAGCTACCTGGCTGAAGGCGATCGTCATCATCAAGCCATCTGTTAAGATTCAGGAAAAGCTTGGTGCTCATGGACCCATTACGCTAAAACCAGCTCGCCCAGTTGCTCAGTCTACTCCACTGACAGGTGAAGCGATCCAGATGGCGTTGAATGCCAAAGGAATGACCAAAGCCCAGTTGGCAGATGCGTTACAAGTCGATCGCTCCCTCGTGACGCGCTGGCTTAAAGGGCAACGTACCATCCAACCCAAACATCGCGAACAGATCAAAGCCTTGCTTGGAGATGTGGTGACTCAGCAAGCGTAA
- a CDS encoding transposase, producing the protein MESRQSVATIRFIDDYCLLYRSVFADIRLYECFKYLHVGILSPLPRKTLLEIAKLTGLKDGQSLHHLLRDGVWRVEQVRVEQVRAIRLHLIRQQIATRPISLCIDETGDVKKGNTTDYAAKQYIG; encoded by the coding sequence ATGGAGTCACGACAATCTGTTGCAACCATTAGATTCATTGATGACTACTGCCTGCTATACCGCTCAGTTTTTGCAGATATTCGGTTGTATGAATGCTTCAAGTACTTGCATGTCGGCATTCTCAGTCCGCTGCCGCGCAAGACGCTACTGGAGATTGCCAAACTCACCGGACTCAAAGATGGGCAAAGTTTACATCACCTTCTACGCGATGGGGTGTGGCGGGTTGAACAAGTCCGGGTTGAACAAGTCAGAGCGATTCGGTTACATCTAATTCGACAACAGATCGCAACTCGACCGATTAGCTTATGTATTGATGAGACAGGGGATGTCAAGAAGGGCAACACAACTGACTATGCTGCCAAACAATACATTGGGTAA